A region from the Lysobacter sp. BMK333-48F3 genome encodes:
- a CDS encoding right-handed parallel beta-helix repeat-containing protein, which produces MRIVSRAGLALAAVFASASASACDFVLQPDQRDIYDPGKYCLFADRELPIEIRSDNVELDCRGRLLGNGAGSSWDTAITVSPRRGVTVRNCRIEGWPRGVYVDRASDTQIVNNTVLRPQSAGLLVQGNDSPEGDGVRLIGNRIANYGNQGALQPVVAIRLQGANHLEAVNNVVAGFGGEGVVHVEHSADVRLTGNQVLDFESGVGSAFYLDRYSPRTRLVHNTVTALRPYNVRGIEGEGVGNATCIENVFVNTTPSNLALCAAKRNNLEQISQPVP; this is translated from the coding sequence ATGCGCATCGTTTCCCGTGCGGGCCTCGCCCTGGCCGCCGTCTTCGCCAGCGCTTCGGCTTCGGCCTGCGACTTCGTGCTCCAGCCCGACCAACGCGATATCTACGATCCCGGCAAGTACTGCCTGTTCGCCGACCGCGAACTTCCTATCGAGATCCGCAGCGACAACGTCGAACTCGATTGCCGCGGCCGCCTGCTCGGCAACGGCGCCGGGTCGTCCTGGGACACGGCCATTACGGTATCGCCGCGGCGCGGCGTGACCGTGCGCAATTGCCGCATCGAGGGCTGGCCGCGCGGCGTGTACGTCGACCGCGCCAGCGATACCCAGATCGTCAACAACACCGTGCTGCGCCCGCAGTCGGCCGGCTTGCTGGTGCAGGGCAACGACTCGCCCGAAGGCGACGGCGTGCGCCTGATCGGCAACCGCATCGCCAACTACGGCAACCAGGGCGCCCTGCAGCCGGTGGTGGCGATCCGGCTGCAGGGCGCCAACCACCTGGAGGCAGTCAACAACGTGGTCGCCGGCTTCGGCGGCGAAGGCGTGGTCCATGTCGAGCATTCGGCCGACGTGCGCCTGACCGGCAACCAGGTGCTGGATTTCGAGTCGGGCGTGGGCTCGGCCTTCTACCTGGACCGCTACTCGCCGCGCACGCGTCTGGTCCACAACACCGTGACCGCGCTGCGGCCGTACAACGTGCGCGGCATCGAAGGCGAGGGCGTGGGCAACGCCACCTGCATCGAGAACGTGTTCGTCAACACCACGCCGTCGAACCTGGCGCTGTGCGCGGCCAAGCGCAACAACCTCGAGCAGATCAGCCAGCCCGTCCCTTGA
- a CDS encoding TetR/AcrR family transcriptional regulator — protein sequence MKVSREQVEENRRRILQAAARLFRERGFEAVTVAEVMKAAGLTHGAFYGHFQSKDDLIAQALAHALASTATPADPAAFLAAYLSPEHCADLAGGCATAGLAAETLRQSPQARAAMTGFLRQALQAMTASAPGANETERRRHAIGRWSAMVGALILARASDDPELSAELLAQTRDWIEAGP from the coding sequence ATGAAAGTCAGTCGCGAGCAGGTGGAAGAAAACCGTCGGCGGATCCTGCAGGCCGCGGCGCGCTTGTTCCGCGAGCGCGGGTTCGAGGCGGTGACGGTGGCCGAGGTGATGAAGGCGGCGGGGCTCACCCATGGCGCCTTCTACGGCCATTTCCAGTCCAAGGACGATCTGATCGCGCAGGCCCTGGCCCATGCCCTGGCCTCCACCGCGACGCCCGCCGACCCGGCGGCGTTCCTGGCCGCCTATCTCTCGCCCGAGCATTGCGCCGATCTCGCCGGCGGCTGCGCGACCGCGGGCCTGGCGGCCGAGACCCTGCGCCAGTCGCCGCAGGCGCGCGCGGCGATGACCGGGTTCCTGCGCCAGGCCTTGCAGGCGATGACCGCCTCGGCGCCCGGCGCAAACGAAACCGAGCGCCGCCGCCATGCGATCGGGCGCTGGTCGGCGATGGTCGGCGCGCTGATCCTGGCCCGCGCCAGCGACGATCCCGAGCTGTCGGCCGAACTGCTGGCGCAGACCCGGGACTGGATCGAAGCCGGGCCCTGA
- a CDS encoding SDR family oxidoreductase — MPTPTVLITGASSGIGAVYADRFARRGHNLVLVARDRARLDALAERLRRDAGVQADVLVADLSDPAALTAVEARLRDDAAIEVLINNAGAALAGGFLDQGPDRIGQLIALNAVAPARLAAAIAPRLAAAGRGAIVNIGSVVGLAPEFAMAVYGGTKAFVQHFSQALQVELGPRGVYVQAVLPAATRTEIWQRSGKDVDSLQGVMEVDELVDAALLGYDRREPVTIPPLPDEAQWTALENARRAMLPNFAQSRAAARYRNRD, encoded by the coding sequence ATGCCCACTCCCACCGTCCTCATCACCGGCGCCTCCAGCGGCATCGGCGCCGTCTACGCCGACCGCTTCGCCCGCCGCGGTCACAATCTTGTCCTGGTCGCGCGCGATCGCGCCCGCCTGGACGCCCTCGCCGAGCGCCTGCGTCGCGACGCCGGGGTCCAAGCCGACGTGCTGGTCGCCGACCTCAGCGATCCGGCCGCGCTGACGGCGGTCGAAGCCCGCCTGCGCGACGACGCTGCGATCGAAGTGCTGATCAACAACGCCGGCGCCGCCCTCGCCGGCGGCTTCCTCGACCAGGGCCCGGACCGGATCGGCCAGCTGATCGCGCTCAACGCCGTCGCCCCGGCGCGACTGGCCGCGGCGATCGCGCCGCGCCTGGCGGCCGCCGGCCGCGGCGCGATCGTCAACATCGGCTCGGTGGTCGGGCTGGCGCCGGAGTTCGCGATGGCGGTGTATGGCGGCACCAAGGCCTTCGTCCAGCATTTCAGCCAGGCCTTGCAGGTCGAACTGGGCCCGCGCGGCGTGTACGTGCAGGCGGTGCTGCCGGCGGCGACCCGTACCGAGATCTGGCAGCGCTCGGGCAAGGACGTCGACAGCCTGCAAGGGGTCATGGAGGTCGACGAACTGGTCGACGCCGCCCTGCTCGGCTACGACCGCCGCGAGCCGGTGACGATCCCGCCGCTGCCGGACGAGGCGCAGTGGACGGCATTGGAAAACGCCCGCCGGGCGATGCTGCCGAACTTCGCCCAGTCCCGCGCCGCCGCGCGCTATCGCAACCGCGACTGA
- a CDS encoding alpha/beta hydrolase, which produces MTDLLLFSHANGFPAPVYDLMLESLAGRFRIERPERIGHDPRYPVTRDWPHLVEELSARIGATAGDAGRIWLVGHSLGGYLSLLASLRLAGSALGARVAGVVMLDSPLIAGWRARLVQVGRRTGLDNLVMPTRATLQRRRHWPDPDAVRAHFLAKPAFARWDRRVLDAYVEHGTRAADDGSRELAFEREIEYRIYRSLPTTALSDCVPQVPVPVGFLAGTRSRELRHAGHAATRRLVGERWRWLEGSHLFPMERPLDTAQAIEAMIDSLTPQARR; this is translated from the coding sequence ATGACCGATCTGTTGTTGTTCTCCCACGCCAATGGCTTTCCGGCCCCGGTCTACGACCTGATGCTGGAGTCCCTGGCCGGTCGCTTCCGGATCGAGCGCCCGGAACGGATCGGACACGACCCGCGCTACCCGGTCACCCGCGACTGGCCGCACCTGGTCGAGGAGCTCAGCGCCCGCATCGGCGCGACCGCCGGCGACGCCGGCCGGATCTGGCTGGTCGGGCATTCCTTGGGCGGTTATCTCAGCCTGCTGGCCTCGCTGCGCCTGGCCGGCAGCGCGCTGGGCGCGCGCGTGGCCGGAGTGGTGATGCTGGACTCGCCGCTGATCGCCGGCTGGCGCGCGCGCCTGGTCCAGGTCGGCCGCCGCACCGGCCTGGACAATCTGGTCATGCCGACACGCGCCACCTTGCAGCGCCGTCGGCATTGGCCCGACCCGGACGCGGTGCGCGCGCATTTCCTGGCCAAGCCGGCGTTCGCGCGTTGGGATCGGCGGGTGCTGGACGCCTACGTCGAACACGGCACCCGCGCCGCCGACGACGGCTCGCGCGAGTTGGCCTTCGAACGCGAGATCGAGTACCGCATCTACCGCAGCCTGCCGACCACCGCGCTCAGCGACTGCGTGCCGCAGGTGCCGGTGCCGGTCGGGTTCCTGGCCGGCACCCGTTCGCGCGAGTTGCGCCACGCCGGCCACGCCGCCACCCGGCGCCTGGTCGGCGAACGCTGGCGCTGGCTGGAAGGCAGCCATCTGTTCCCGATGGAACGGCCGCTGGACACGGCGCAGGCGATCGAGGCGATGATCGACAGCCTGACGCCGCAGGCTCGGCGCTGA
- a CDS encoding DUF2058 family protein, giving the protein MSDSLRDQLLGLGFKPAPKPERSERKPDERRGGKPGGARADAKPGARPGQPRHDARKPGGPRPDGARADGRPSGGHKPGGAKPGQGRPGQGRPGQGKPRTREDIDLAKAYAIRAQREKEERIAAEQAKQEEARLRREARAKLAELLKDQALNVADAEIARHFPYGGKIKRIYVTEAQLKQLNAGELGVVQMEGRYVLVTAAMLAQAEAVFAPAVALKVDPNAPADEDPYADPQYQVPDDLVW; this is encoded by the coding sequence ATGAGCGACAGTCTCCGCGACCAATTGCTGGGCCTGGGCTTCAAGCCCGCGCCCAAGCCCGAACGCAGCGAGCGCAAGCCCGACGAACGCCGCGGCGGCAAGCCCGGCGGCGCCCGCGCCGACGCCAAGCCGGGCGCGCGCCCGGGCCAGCCGCGCCACGACGCGCGCAAGCCCGGCGGCCCCCGGCCCGACGGCGCCCGCGCCGACGGCCGTCCGTCCGGCGGCCACAAGCCGGGCGGTGCCAAGCCCGGCCAGGGCCGACCGGGACAAGGCCGTCCGGGTCAGGGCAAGCCGCGCACGCGCGAGGACATCGACCTGGCCAAGGCCTATGCGATCCGCGCCCAGCGCGAGAAGGAAGAGCGCATCGCCGCCGAGCAGGCCAAGCAGGAAGAGGCGCGCCTGCGCCGCGAGGCGCGCGCCAAGCTCGCCGAACTGCTCAAGGACCAGGCGCTGAACGTCGCCGACGCCGAGATCGCGCGCCATTTTCCCTATGGCGGCAAGATCAAGCGCATCTACGTCACCGAAGCCCAGCTCAAGCAGCTCAACGCCGGCGAGCTCGGCGTGGTGCAGATGGAAGGCCGCTACGTGCTGGTGACCGCGGCGATGCTGGCCCAGGCCGAGGCGGTGTTCGCCCCGGCGGTGGCGCTGAAGGTCGACCCGAATGCGCCGGCCGACGAAGACCCGTACGCCGATCCGCAGTATCAGGTGCCCGACGACCTGGTCTGGTGA
- a CDS encoding SlyX family protein: protein MTTELDRRLIDLETRLAFQEHALNELSDALAAARSEEARNSLLLYRALDEIKHLRAAMAATPLTGDAAAEPPPPHY from the coding sequence GTGACCACCGAACTCGACCGGCGCCTGATCGACCTGGAAACGCGGCTCGCGTTCCAGGAGCACGCGCTCAACGAACTCAGCGACGCGCTGGCCGCCGCGCGCAGCGAAGAAGCGCGCAATTCGCTGCTGCTGTACCGCGCGCTCGACGAGATCAAGCACCTGCGCGCCGCCATGGCCGCGACGCCGTTGACCGGCGACGCCGCCGCCGAACCGCCCCCGCCGCATTACTGA
- a CDS encoding UDP-glucose/GDP-mannose dehydrogenase family protein, translated as MRVTIFGTGYVGLVTGTCLADVGHDVVCVDIDQAKVEGLNHGVIPIYEPGLEPMVKANHAAGRLHFTTDAASAIGHGDLIFIAVGTPPDEDGSADLKYVLAVAATIGRHIERPVVVVNKSTVPVGTADKVQAAIAAQLRERGLEIAFDVASNPEFLKEGDAVNDCMRPDRIVVGSSNPAAVEKLKRLYAPFNRNHERIVVMDVRSAELTKYAANAMLATKISFMNEIANIAEKVGADIEMVRQGIGSDPRIGWHFIYPGAGYGGSCFPKDVQALARTAQQHGYGARLLDAVEAVNDSQKGHLFELIQRHYGGEVKGKTFAVWGLAFKPNTDDMREASSRTLLAQLWAAGARVRAYDPEANEEAERIFGEREDLVLCDSARAALADADALVVVTEWKQFRSPDFLRIRQALADAVIFDGRNLYHPDEVEAAELAYYGIGRGRSILVDAG; from the coding sequence ATGCGCGTCACCATCTTCGGTACCGGCTATGTGGGTCTGGTCACCGGAACCTGCCTGGCCGACGTCGGCCACGACGTGGTCTGCGTCGACATCGACCAGGCCAAGGTCGAGGGCCTCAACCACGGCGTGATCCCGATCTACGAGCCGGGCCTGGAGCCGATGGTCAAGGCCAACCACGCCGCCGGCCGGCTGCATTTCACCACCGACGCCGCCAGCGCGATCGGCCACGGCGACCTGATCTTCATCGCCGTCGGCACGCCGCCGGACGAGGACGGCAGCGCCGACCTCAAGTACGTGCTCGCGGTCGCCGCGACCATCGGCCGCCACATCGAGCGCCCGGTGGTGGTGGTCAACAAGTCGACCGTGCCGGTGGGCACCGCCGACAAGGTCCAGGCCGCCATCGCCGCGCAGCTGCGCGAGCGCGGGTTGGAGATCGCCTTCGACGTGGCCTCCAACCCCGAATTCCTCAAGGAAGGCGACGCGGTCAACGACTGCATGCGCCCGGACCGCATCGTCGTGGGTTCGTCCAACCCGGCCGCGGTGGAGAAGCTCAAGCGCCTGTACGCGCCGTTCAACCGCAACCATGAGCGCATCGTGGTGATGGACGTGCGCTCGGCCGAGCTGACCAAGTACGCGGCGAACGCGATGCTGGCGACCAAGATCAGCTTCATGAACGAGATCGCCAACATCGCCGAGAAGGTCGGCGCCGACATCGAGATGGTCCGCCAGGGCATCGGCTCGGATCCGCGCATCGGCTGGCATTTCATCTACCCCGGCGCCGGCTACGGCGGCTCGTGCTTTCCCAAGGACGTGCAAGCCCTGGCCCGCACCGCCCAGCAGCACGGCTACGGCGCGCGCCTGCTGGACGCGGTCGAGGCGGTCAACGACAGCCAGAAGGGCCATCTGTTCGAACTGATCCAGCGCCATTACGGCGGCGAGGTGAAGGGCAAGACCTTCGCGGTCTGGGGCCTGGCGTTCAAGCCCAACACCGACGACATGCGCGAGGCCTCCAGCCGCACCCTGCTGGCGCAGCTGTGGGCGGCCGGCGCGCGGGTGCGCGCCTACGACCCGGAAGCCAACGAGGAAGCCGAGCGGATCTTCGGCGAGCGCGAGGACCTGGTGCTGTGCGACTCGGCCCGCGCCGCCCTGGCCGACGCCGACGCGCTGGTGGTGGTGACCGAGTGGAAGCAGTTCCGCAGCCCGGATTTCCTCCGCATCCGGCAAGCTCTGGCCGACGCGGTGATCTTCGACGGGCGCAACCTCTACCACCCCGACGAAGTCGAAGCCGCCGAACTGGCGTACTACGGCATCGGCCGCGGCCGTTCGATCCTGGTCGACGCCGGCTGA
- a CDS encoding FKBP-type peptidyl-prolyl cis-trans isomerase: MRNTAFAVAVGSMALFAAGCNQAGKPGDKPAADAKAATEAKGAEVKAIGGMKTEKEQDSYLIGMDMGRSLELLKDDLDLAVLQKAMQANIKGDKPLLSDEEARQIRERLQNKVRTKQMEKMVAMAKTNQEEGDKFLAANGKKPGVVTTASGLQYQIVSEGKGAKPKASDTVRVHYKGALLDGKTFDSSYDRNEPAVFPLGAVVPGWQEGIALMPVGSKFKLWIPSKLGYGEQGTPGGPIGPNATLVFDVELLDIVKPNAQGAESAAMGTQPPQQK; encoded by the coding sequence ATGCGTAACACCGCCTTCGCCGTGGCCGTGGGTTCGATGGCGCTGTTCGCCGCCGGCTGCAACCAGGCCGGCAAGCCGGGCGACAAGCCGGCCGCCGACGCCAAGGCCGCGACCGAGGCCAAGGGCGCCGAGGTCAAGGCGATCGGCGGGATGAAGACCGAGAAGGAGCAGGACAGCTACCTGATCGGCATGGACATGGGCCGTTCGCTGGAACTGCTGAAGGACGACCTCGACCTGGCCGTGCTGCAGAAGGCCATGCAGGCCAACATCAAGGGCGACAAGCCGCTGCTGAGCGACGAGGAAGCGCGCCAGATCCGCGAGCGCCTGCAGAACAAGGTGCGCACCAAGCAGATGGAAAAGATGGTCGCGATGGCCAAGACCAACCAGGAAGAGGGCGACAAGTTCCTCGCCGCCAACGGCAAGAAGCCGGGCGTGGTGACCACTGCTTCGGGCCTGCAGTACCAGATCGTCAGCGAAGGCAAGGGCGCCAAGCCCAAGGCCAGCGACACCGTGCGCGTGCATTACAAGGGCGCGCTGCTCGACGGCAAGACCTTCGACAGCTCCTACGACCGCAACGAGCCGGCGGTGTTCCCGCTCGGCGCGGTGGTGCCGGGCTGGCAGGAAGGCATCGCGCTGATGCCGGTCGGCAGCAAGTTCAAGCTGTGGATCCCGAGCAAGCTCGGCTACGGCGAGCAGGGCACCCCGGGCGGTCCGATCGGCCCGAACGCCACCCTGGTGTTCGACGTCGAGCTGCTCGACATCGTCAAGCCGAACGCGCAGGGCGCCGAGTCGGCCGCGATGGGCACCCAGCCGCCGCAGCAGAAGTGA
- a CDS encoding FKBP-type peptidyl-prolyl cis-trans isomerase has translation MKAFVRGAAVLITTATLFGGVASAQEKTVLANDREKVSYAIGLDVASSLKPVGPDLDTAAFERAVKNVFDGGKPLIGQDEARSVDQALRARIAARDGKPVPGQAPGAKPPEVAKDKVGLLIGTYMVGPSLQQIKAEIELPVLVQALRTSLSGGKPLLAEGDARTVLTNFSERLQAKMKAEAAVAGETNRKKGAEFLEANKKVKGVFVTGSGLQYMVLRQGSGERPKPTDKVSVNYKGTLLDGSTFDSSYDRGQPAEFPVNGVIQGWQEGLAMMPVGSKFKFWIPAELAYGPSGAPPKIGPNATLEFEVELLDIL, from the coding sequence ATGAAGGCTTTCGTGCGCGGCGCGGCCGTGTTGATCACCACTGCGACGCTGTTCGGCGGCGTCGCCTCTGCCCAGGAAAAGACCGTGCTCGCCAACGATCGCGAAAAAGTCAGCTATGCCATCGGCCTCGACGTGGCCAGTTCGCTCAAGCCGGTCGGACCGGACCTGGATACCGCCGCGTTCGAGCGCGCGGTCAAGAACGTGTTCGACGGCGGCAAGCCGCTGATCGGCCAGGACGAGGCGCGCAGCGTCGACCAGGCCCTGCGCGCGCGCATCGCCGCCCGCGACGGCAAGCCGGTGCCGGGCCAGGCCCCGGGCGCCAAGCCGCCGGAAGTGGCCAAGGACAAGGTCGGCCTGCTGATCGGCACCTACATGGTCGGCCCCTCGCTGCAGCAGATCAAAGCCGAGATCGAGCTGCCGGTGCTGGTGCAGGCGCTGCGCACCTCGCTCAGCGGCGGCAAGCCGCTGCTCGCCGAGGGCGACGCGCGCACCGTGCTGACCAACTTCAGCGAGCGCCTGCAGGCCAAGATGAAGGCCGAGGCCGCCGTCGCCGGCGAGACCAACCGCAAGAAGGGCGCCGAGTTCCTGGAAGCCAACAAGAAGGTCAAGGGCGTGTTCGTGACCGGCTCGGGCCTGCAGTACATGGTGCTGCGCCAGGGTTCGGGCGAGCGTCCCAAGCCGACCGACAAGGTCAGCGTCAACTACAAGGGCACGCTGCTCGACGGCAGCACCTTCGACAGCTCCTACGACCGCGGCCAGCCGGCCGAATTCCCGGTCAACGGCGTGATCCAGGGCTGGCAGGAAGGCCTGGCGATGATGCCGGTGGGCAGCAAGTTCAAGTTCTGGATTCCGGCCGAACTGGCCTACGGCCCGTCGGGCGCGCCGCCGAAGATCGGCCCCAACGCGACCCTGGAATTCGAAGTCGAACTGCTCGACATCCTCTGA
- a CDS encoding glutathione peroxidase has protein sequence MSQTPLFPAVSRPRPARRAALAALCLTVLAAGAAAAASAGLLDRSFRPLAGKTPVNLQAQYGGQVLLVVNTASKCGFTPQFEALEGLQAKYKARGFAVLGFPSGDFKAQEFDDEKQIQEFCTLTYGVKFPMFEKVHVVGEQATPLYRDLARSAGEAPKWNFHKYLVGRDGRLIASYGSKTAPNDPALVAAIERALAAPRPAAVGRR, from the coding sequence ATGTCCCAGACCCCGCTGTTTCCCGCCGTTTCGCGGCCTCGCCCGGCGCGCCGGGCGGCCCTGGCCGCGCTGTGCCTGACCGTGCTGGCGGCCGGCGCCGCCGCCGCGGCCAGCGCCGGCCTGCTCGACCGCAGCTTCCGCCCGCTGGCCGGCAAGACGCCGGTCAACCTGCAGGCGCAGTACGGCGGCCAGGTGCTGCTGGTGGTCAACACCGCCAGCAAATGCGGCTTCACCCCGCAGTTCGAGGCCCTGGAAGGCCTGCAGGCCAAGTACAAGGCGCGCGGCTTCGCCGTGCTCGGCTTTCCCTCCGGCGACTTCAAGGCGCAGGAATTCGACGACGAGAAGCAGATCCAGGAGTTCTGCACCCTGACTTACGGGGTCAAGTTCCCGATGTTCGAGAAGGTGCATGTGGTCGGCGAGCAGGCCACGCCGCTGTACCGGGACCTGGCCCGCAGCGCCGGCGAGGCGCCGAAGTGGAACTTCCACAAGTATCTGGTCGGCCGCGACGGCCGGCTGATCGCCAGCTACGGCAGCAAGACCGCGCCGAACGACCCGGCGCTGGTCGCGGCGATCGAGCGCGCCCTGGCCGCGCCGCGTCCGGCCGCGGTGGGCCGGCGCTGA
- a CDS encoding GntR family transcriptional regulator, translating into MTAIQWSDGAPIYRQLKERVVAMMLDGVLKPGDALPSVRQVAAEYQLNPITVSRAYQELADEALVEKRRGLGMYVTEEAARKLLLNERERFLKEEWPLVLERIQRLGLSTEELLGGGNDQKAGSP; encoded by the coding sequence ATGACCGCAATCCAATGGAGCGACGGCGCTCCGATCTATCGCCAGCTCAAGGAGCGCGTCGTCGCGATGATGCTCGACGGTGTGCTCAAGCCGGGCGATGCCCTGCCGTCCGTGCGGCAGGTGGCCGCCGAATACCAACTCAACCCCATCACCGTCTCGCGCGCCTATCAGGAATTGGCCGACGAGGCGCTGGTCGAAAAACGCCGAGGCCTGGGCATGTACGTGACCGAAGAAGCCGCAAGGAAACTGCTCCTCAACGAGCGCGAACGCTTCCTGAAAGAAGAATGGCCGCTGGTCCTGGAGCGCATCCAGCGCCTGGGCCTGAGCACCGAGGAGTTGCTCGGCGGCGGCAACGACCAGAAGGCGGGCTCGCCATGA
- a CDS encoding ABC transporter ATP-binding protein: MTDAIRIDPGHIVTARNLRKRYRSKLALDDAAFDIPAGRIVGLIGPNGAGKTTALKAILGLIAFDGDLSVLGRDPRTQRDDLMRDVCFIADVAVLPRWLRVREAIDFVAGVHPRFDRAKCERFLHGTQLKPNLRVREMSKGMIVQLHLALVMAIDARLLVLDEPTLGLDILYRKQFYQRLLEDYFDENKTILITTHQVEEIEHILTDVMFIRDGKVVLDSQMEVLGERFVEVLVNPDQAVHARNLGPIDERALPFGKTVMLFDGIPAAQLDGLGETRTPGLADLFVATMKGTYA; the protein is encoded by the coding sequence ATGACCGACGCCATCCGCATCGACCCGGGCCACATCGTCACCGCGCGCAACCTGCGCAAGCGCTATCGCAGCAAGCTGGCGCTCGACGATGCGGCCTTCGACATCCCGGCCGGCCGCATCGTCGGCCTGATCGGTCCCAACGGCGCCGGCAAGACCACCGCGCTGAAGGCCATCCTCGGCCTGATCGCGTTCGACGGCGATCTGTCGGTGCTCGGCCGCGACCCGCGCACCCAGCGCGACGACCTGATGCGCGACGTGTGCTTCATCGCCGACGTAGCGGTGCTGCCGCGCTGGCTGCGGGTGCGCGAGGCGATCGACTTCGTCGCCGGCGTGCATCCGCGCTTCGACCGCGCCAAGTGCGAGCGTTTCCTGCACGGCACCCAGCTCAAGCCCAACCTGCGCGTGCGCGAAATGTCCAAGGGCATGATCGTGCAGCTGCACCTGGCGCTGGTGATGGCGATCGACGCCCGCCTGCTGGTGCTGGACGAGCCGACCCTGGGCCTGGACATCCTGTACCGCAAGCAGTTCTACCAGCGCCTGCTGGAAGACTACTTCGACGAGAACAAGACCATCCTGATCACCACCCACCAGGTCGAGGAGATCGAACACATCCTCACCGACGTGATGTTCATCCGCGACGGCAAGGTCGTGCTGGACAGCCAGATGGAGGTGCTCGGCGAGCGGTTCGTCGAGGTGCTGGTCAACCCCGACCAGGCCGTGCACGCGCGCAACCTCGGCCCGATCGACGAACGCGCGCTGCCGTTCGGCAAGACCGTGATGCTGTTCGACGGCATTCCGGCCGCGCAGCTCGACGGGCTCGGCGAAACCCGCACCCCGGGCCTGGCCGACCTGTTCGTCGCCACCATGAAGGGAACCTACGCATGA
- a CDS encoding ABC transporter permease, with amino-acid sequence MLLKREYWEHRGGFLWAPSIVGAIAIVFTLLGVVASTVMLRSAVSKGEIDLENVRIGVGAGSDAGFAGDVALLGGIGMVSIVLVFVVFFYALGSIYDERKDRSILFWKSLPVSDTQTVLSKLAWALLLAPLLTMAIGLVVGAVLWLISWLAMVINGVPGASALLTEAHPFRLIFQLLCAVPVYALWALPTIGWLMLCSAWARSVPFVWAVVAPLLACIFVSWLDVLPGIEIPHDKIWYAVAFRGLLSMVPASWYLSPGMEHVRDSAIHGPEDLARSIELGSSLHALGTADLWIGAILGAAMVYGAIRLRRWRDEG; translated from the coding sequence ATGCTGCTCAAGCGCGAGTACTGGGAACACCGCGGCGGCTTCCTGTGGGCGCCGTCGATCGTCGGCGCCATCGCGATCGTGTTCACCCTGCTCGGGGTGGTCGCCAGCACCGTGATGCTGCGCAGCGCCGTCAGCAAAGGCGAAATCGACCTGGAGAACGTCAGGATCGGCGTTGGCGCCGGCTCCGACGCGGGCTTCGCCGGCGACGTGGCCCTGCTCGGCGGCATCGGCATGGTCAGCATCGTGCTGGTGTTCGTGGTGTTCTTCTACGCCCTGGGCTCGATCTACGACGAGCGCAAGGACCGCAGCATCCTGTTCTGGAAGTCGCTGCCGGTCTCCGACACCCAGACGGTGCTGTCCAAGCTGGCCTGGGCCCTGCTCCTGGCGCCGCTGCTGACGATGGCGATCGGTCTGGTGGTCGGCGCGGTGCTGTGGCTGATCTCGTGGCTGGCGATGGTGATCAACGGCGTCCCCGGCGCCAGCGCCCTGCTCACCGAAGCGCATCCGTTCCGGCTGATCTTCCAGTTGCTGTGCGCGGTGCCGGTGTACGCCCTGTGGGCCCTGCCGACCATCGGCTGGCTGATGCTGTGCTCGGCCTGGGCCCGCAGCGTGCCCTTCGTCTGGGCGGTGGTCGCGCCGCTGCTGGCCTGCATCTTCGTCAGCTGGCTCGACGTCCTGCCGGGCATCGAGATCCCGCACGACAAGATCTGGTACGCCGTCGCCTTCCGCGGCCTGCTGAGCATGGTTCCGGCGAGCTGGTACCTGAGCCCGGGCATGGAGCACGTCCGCGACTCGGCCATCCACGGCCCGGAAGACCTGGCCCGCTCGATCGAACTGGGCAGCAGCCTGCACGCCCTGGGCACGGCCGACCTGTGGATCGGCGCGATCCTCGGCGCGGCCATGGTCTACGGCGCGATCCGCTTGCGCCGCTGGCGCGACGAGGGCTGA